A genomic window from Chrysoperla carnea chromosome 3, inChrCarn1.1, whole genome shotgun sequence includes:
- the LOC123294849 gene encoding 60S ribosomal protein L14 — MPFKRFVETGRVALVADGPHKGKLVSIVDVIDQTRVLIDGPETKVARGEIRLSQLHLTKFRLRFPYTGSTRVVRKAWNDAKINEKWSESVWAKKTEAKKKRAAMGDFDRFKLRKARSRRNKIRTTAFNNLRKKSSRNGSLYGRKCKGGDKSKPKKEAKKKVAGAAAPAQAKAAPAAKQAKPSQPKAAKPQKKAEAKPAPAKK; from the exons ATG CCTTTCAAAAGGTTCGTCGAAACAGGGCGAGTGGCCCTCGTTGCAGATGGTCCACACAAAGGAAAATTGGTTAGCATTGTAGATGTCATCGATCAAACACGG GTTTTGATCGATGGACCAGAAACTAAAGTTGCTCGTGGTGAAATCAGACTTAGCCAACTTCATTTAACCAAATTCCGTTTAAGATTCCCGTATACTGGAAGCACTCGAGTTGTACGTAAAGCATGGAATGATgctaaaatcaatgaaaaatggAGTGAAAGTGTTTGGGCTAAGAAAACTGAAGCTAAGAAGaag CGTGCGGCTATGGGAGATTTCGATAGGTTTAAATTGCGTAAAGCACGTTCCCGCAGAAATAAGATTCGTACCACAGCATTCAACAATTTAAGGAAGAAATCATCCAGAAATGGTTCCTTATATGGTAGAAAATGTAAAGGTGGTGACAAATCTAAACCTAAAAAGGAAGCAAAGAAGAAAGTAGCAGGAGCTGCAGCCCCAGCACAAGCTAAAGCTGCTCCAGCCGCTAAACAAGCAAAACCCAGTCAACCTAAAGCGGCAAAACCACAGAAAAAAGCTGAAGCAAAACCAGCGCCAGCTAAAAAAtag